The genomic DNA AGACTTGGAACATACAACGCATCACCTCCATTCCCGATCCACAAAGTCACGTGGTGGTTTACCTCCCCACAAGGGAGCCTGGGAAATGTGCCATCTGGCTAGGCAGCCATACAATTATCTTGGACAAATGGGAAATGAATTTTAGTGGAAAATCAGTAATGTCCACCACATACAACTGGCTCAGGAGTCCTTGCTGAACTCAGGCTTGAGACAGTCAATACCTGTGTGTTCCCAGGAGCACTCAGGCCCTCCTGGTACCAGTCCactgctcccccatccctgggaggtTAGTTCTGTTCACCCTGTCTGGTAGGTATTGTCTCCTTCTGACATCATTAGTGGCTCCCAGTCAAGGTTAAGAAAATAGGACCACACCCATTAATGTCCAACTGCCACATCAATGACCTTATGACCCGCCTCATACCAAGTTCACACCCTGGATAATTATTCTTGACAAAACCTAAAACTTCACCCTTTATAAATGGATTAAACAATTAACATTCCTTTAAAACCAACTTAGAGTGCCCcaaccggtaaggaacaagagactttattgacctctctccccttccctctctctttcctctccttaacccttcctatccttccctgttttcctagtcccccagtcctggacgcaggaatctggtcgaagggccctcagcctgagctgaggattggagactgatcacctcctcttggcagagaactcgaattctggttctggtctgacTTCTGGTAAGGCCAAGTTCCAGTCCtaccttctctggaggcccagggaaaagtcccattacgcctgggtatctgtaggtggccggagatgtctgtaaggccacccctttcacccccctcccccgcctcctcccccttcttctttcagcctggcttccttttctcccttgaaatctttgatgttagtacttggatctgaagttctgtgtctctataggaggttttctgagagactgtattcttgtatttaagggcttccctggtggtgcagaggttaatgcgtctgcctgcaatatgggagacctgggttccatccctgggtcaggaagatcccctggagaaggaaatggcaacccactccagtattcttgcctggagaatcccatggacagaggagcttggtgggctacagtccacaggtcgcaaagagtcggacacgactgagtgagttcactttcactttcaaaaacaaCTCAAAAGCAGTTTGCACAAAGTGCACAGCTCCCAAGGCCTTAGATCACTATGAAACATCcccactgctcctttccctgtgAAAAGCTAAGAGGATTGGGAACTGTGAGACTTACAGTACTGGCCTATCACAACCTTAATCAAAGGAGTGCAGACAATGGTGGAGTTTCAGATACAGCATCCGGGAAGGGATTGGACACAGGGATACGCCTTGGTCTCCTGGCCTCCGGAGAGCCCAGACTGTGCCCCAAATATTCAGTGTAGACTGTCCCTGGGTCTCTCTCTGTGAAGTGCATTGGGCCTATATAGATCATATATTTCTGCTCTAGGGGATCCAGGTGACAGCACATTCATCAGATAAATAATTAATATTCCTGTTAACctgccatgtacagatgtgagagttggactataatgacagctgagtgctgaagaattgatgcttttgaactgtggtattggagaagactcttgagagtctcttggactgaaaggagatccaaccagtcaatcctaaaggaaatcagtcctgaatattcattggaagaaccaaccctgaagctgaaactccaatactttggccacctgatgcgaaaaactgactcattggaaaagaccctgatgctgggaaagattgaaggtgggaggagaaggggaccacagaggatgagatggttggatggcatcaccgacttgatggacatgagtttgagtaggctccgggagttggtgatggacagggaagcctggcatggtacaggccatggggttgcaaagagtcggacaggactgagcaactgaactgaacctgccaAGCTGAAGGGCCCTTCCAGGAAACCACGGCCTCTCAGAGACAAGTTTGCCCTGTGTGTCACTAAAGTATTTGTCATAGTGAAATATCAGGCCTAAGAGAGAAGAGCAGGTTTAGGGGTTGCTCTTCACAAACTGAAACCCACACCCTTTAATGTTGGGCCCTGGAGTGAGACTCTCCAAATCAGAGGACCAGCTCAGTCCCTTTAAGCCTTTCCTTCCCCCAAAGGGTAATTTGATCCCCAAGGTGACAAGGTGATCAAATGGTATCCTCCATGTAGAGACCTGCCCATGACTAGGAAGCAGGAAGTCTCATTTCAGGAGGAAGAGAGCAGGCCTGGGGCAGAGTTCACCCTGGGGGTCTGCACTGGCTGGGGCTGTTGGTGGGTGCTTATTCCATTGCAACCCCTCCAGTTCCCATAGCCCGCCATGGGCTCTTTGAAACACTGGTGAGGGTTTATGCAGTTAGCAAGTAAGACTCTAAATGTGCTCCATagattttacctttttattattgaaattttCAAATGTACATAGAAGTAAGGAGACTCTTGTATCCTCCATGTACCCAAGGCTAACTTCAACAATTGCCTGTCTCGTTTTATCCATCAACCTTTGGCGTTTTCTTGCAGGGGAGCGGGGTGGTCTTGAGAATTCTAAGTATCTTCAAGTAAATCTCAGACTTCTCATTCACAAATCAAAAGGGACTAATAAAGTGGTGTTTGAAATGTTACAAACAAATAGCAGTCTTTACTTTCAACAGTATCAGCTAGGAGGTTGAGACCCACTGGCAAAGTCCAGCCTCCTAGTTAAGGACGGTAACTCTGGAGAAGTGAGCTACCCAACGTTAGCGGCTAGAGCGGGAACCAGGAAAAAGTCGGTCCTCCCGGCTGCCTGGTGAGTGATGGCCCAGGCTGGCGACCACTTCCCAGGCCCCGtccctgggagggggagggggacccTCCACTAACCGCCGGACTGACGGCGGGAAGAATCTCGGCTGTTCCCCCAACACATTTCTGGAAGCACAGGCCGGCAGCCGGGCGAATGCAGCGGGGTACTGGGACCTGCAAGCCGCGGTAACTGGAGTGGTGGGGGATCCCGGGCGGGATACCCGGGTCTGGGGTGGCcttggaaagagaaggggacctGCTCCCACGACCGGCGGGATAACTCGCAGCCAAGATTAGGCTGCGGCCTGGGTCGCCCTGCGGCCGACCCAATTCCACGTGGGGAGCTGGCTGGCGAGGCTGGCACGGCGCCCACgccaggggctgggagcaggAAGTAATCTCCCGCGGGCCCGGCCCTGGGCGCGGCGCGGCAGGTGCAGCGCCAGGCGGCGTGGGCAGGCGGCCAGCGCAGAGGAGGTGAGCGCCGGGGTCGCCTCCCGGCTAGGGACAGCCAGCCCTGGGCCAGGAGCTTGCGGCTGGGTCCggcctgggcagggtgggggggctTTCGGGGAGGGGGAGTGGGGTAATGCCTTGAGGGTTGGATCGGGCCACCCGGAGGGCCTCGAATCTGGGGTGGGGGCGTTGCTGGGGGGTAGGTTTCAGGCTCGGGAGAGGGCTGAGGGCTGTAAAAGTAGGGAGAAGGAGGCCATTGCAACAAGGTTTCGGAAGTGTGAGCGCGGCTAGGTGGAGGGATGCGGCGAGGCCACGGTTCTCTGGACCCCGGGGAACTCGGGGTGGCGCCAGGGCTCCGGGGACGCGGTCCTGCCCGGATGAGGGACAACATGGCCCTGTAAGTGAGCTGAGTCGGAGGGAGTTAAGCCTCTCGAGGAGatggagcagggagggagggctTGCTGGAAGGGGGCCGAGGCTCTAGCACCCACAGGACCCTTCCGCGGCTACCGAGATCCAACACCCAGCACCACCAGCTGCGGGCGGGCAGCGCCCACGGGCTGCCAGGGGCCGCCGCGAGCCAGACTCGGAAGGCCAATTCTCCGAGGCTGTGGCTTTAAGGGAGATATCTGCGCGCTGGCTCTTTAAGGAGGGTGTTGGGGGCGTGTCAGGAAATGAGTCCTGGTCCCGCCTCTCCCGGGGGAGGGGCCTCGGATGTCTGGAGGCTTCGGGGCCGAGTGGAAGCCTGGAACCTGGGAAGACCGCGCGCTGTGGGCTTGTACCGGTCCAGTCCACTGCGGGTCCAGAAGACCCGGGCCCTGAGCGCCCCTGACCTCGCCTGCACCCTCTTTCCAAACTCCCCCGCACACCCTCCTTTCAGCTCCTTGCATGCCTCCCCCTTCTCGCCCTGCAAACCTTTTCTCTCCCATAGCAGCCCATGCCTGTTTCTCTCTGCACCTCTTCCTCACGCTGTCCCCCGCCCTTTTGAAGCCCCCTCGCCCTGCGTTTCTCTTgctccctctttctccttccattcCTGCCCTCCTTCACTTCCCGCTGGTTTCCTGCCTGCTCGGTTCCAGCCCCTTCTGCCCTAACTTGTCATTTCCGTCCAGCCTTAGCCTATCCGGCACCTTTCCCCTATCGTGTCTGATGAGCCCCCTGAGGGTGGGAGCAGGTGGTGGAGCTCACCCCAAATCAGAACTCTCCATCTGAGAGAAGAGTGGGAGGCCTCCAGGCCACCCGCCATGTGACAGTTGAGGACTTCAGCTTGCAGAAAGCAGATGTGAGCTCGCTGCCCTGTACTCCAGGAAATCAGTCTGGCTGTGAGCTGACCCAGCTCCTCTGCTACCATGAACAGGGCCTCTCTGAAGCGGTCAAAAATCCTGCACATGGCACTGATGGGGACTTCCGACCCCCCCGGAGAGGCAGAGGCCAGCCAGGAGAAGCCCTTTGTGCTGCGGGCACTGCAGATCGCCCTGGTCGTCTCTCTCTACTGGGTCACGTCCATCTCCATGGTGTTCCTTAACAAGTACCTGCTGGATAGCCCCTCCCTGCGGCTGGACACCCCCATCTTCGTCACCTTCTACCAGTGCCTGGTGACTGTGCTGCTGTGCAGGGGCCTCAGCTCCCTGGCCACCTGCTGCCCTGGTACCGTGGACTTCCCCACCCTGCATCTGGACCTCAAGGTGGCCCGCAGCGTCCTGCCCCTGTCGGTGGTCTTCATTGGCATGATCACCTTCAATAACCTCTGCCTCAAGTATGTGGGTGTGGCCTTCTACAACGTGGGTCGCTCGCTCACCACCGTCTTCAATGTGCTGCTCTCCTACCTGCTGCTCAAGCAAACCACCTCCTTCTATGCCCTGCTCACCTGCAGCGTCATCATCGGTGAGTGGCCAGCCAGGGACACAGGGAGTAGGGATTGGGGGAGGATGGGAGCTGAAACCCTAAAGAACAACCCTGTCAAACATCTTTGGGCTTTATCTGCCCCGGCTCCCTTGTTTTGACCATCATATGAAGAAGAGCCTGGGGTCCAGAGAGGGCAAGTAACTTTCTGGAGGTCACCCAGCAAGCTAGGGGCCTAATCAGGGTCCTTCAAACAAGATGGGATTACAATCTATACTTCACACAGggaaaaccaaggcacagagaggtgaagtgatttgtcaaagatcacatagctagtaagtggtagagatGAGATCTGATCTGAAGTAATCTGGCTCCTTACACTTGACCACTGTACTCTATTGCTTCTCAAGAGTTCGAGTGTCCTGACTTCTCATCCAGTGCTCTTTCTAGAGGACATTGcatcttttaataaatatatgtgtgccATCATCCTCTGACCTTGCAGGCTTACAATAATGCCTGAGACGGTGGCAAGAGATATGCTTTGAGATTACTTAGCTGTCTTCCCAGACTTGaccctcagaaaataaaaattattaatgggGACATTGTGTTGATCATTTGCATACAGCATCTCCTATGTTCCCCAGAGGTTCCCTGAATGGTATTATCATCACCATGACCGACCACATACACACAAGGAAACTGACACCAGACAGGTTAAGTCACTTCCAAGGCCCCACAGCTAGGAAGTATCCAGCCTGGGATGGATTCTCAAACTGGCTGGCCCCCCAGGCCTGTATTTCTAATCACTCCGCTCTGTTCTTCTCCCCTAGAGCAGCAGCCCCCAGCCTTTACGGcgccagggaccagtttcgtggaagacagtttttccacggacTTGTGagtggggggatggtttcaggataatTCATGCCCATTACATTTATTgcacattttatttctaatctaacgCTACCGTTGATCTGACAGGACATACTGGTCCAcggcctggaggttggggaccctgcCCTAGAGGTTAGAACTGTGCCATCTAGTTCAGTAACCACTGACCACATGTGTCTATTTCCATTCAAATTCAGTgaaatttttaaagttcagttactcagttgtgagCTGATTCTGTAGctgcatttcaagtgctcagtcaCCACGTGTGGCCAGTGGCTGTTGTACTGAACGACACAGAGGGTAGATCATTACCATCATCACAAAGTGTTTCATTGCAGCCCGTTAGGTAGGAGCACCCCCAGCTTCCCACCCCCTCAGAGTCCTCCTGAGGCTCAGTCTTCCAGGAACATAATCTTTCTTTGAACCTGTTCAGGTTCTTCCTGGTTCTGCAGACTTCATCTTGGTTGACCTACATCGTCTTGGTTAGCATCTGAGTCCCCAGGCTGAGTTGCACCAGTGGTGGGGAGGGGCCCATCCCATGCCACCTGtcctagaaaatattttcctcGTTGAGCCACTGTGGACCTAGGCCTGCCCAGTCTCAGTTCAAGGTGGGAGAGAGAAGGGCAGAGGTTGGAGTGAGGGCAGCTGCCGAGACCCCTGGCAGCTCTGTCTCAGCAGctcccatttcctcccccagggagtTGGTATGGACTCCCAGGCCTCACTTAGACAAATGCCCCAGGGATCTCCACTTCAGCCCCACTGACCTTATGGAGTTGGGGGGTgtgaggggaaagagagggaCTTCCTGATTGGCTAATTTACATGCAGgctggtgaagtctttagggaAACTAGGCTCAAGTCCGAAAAGTAATCAGCAATCAGTGTAGTGGATGGTGAGACAGCTTCTGGGAAAGTGCATTCACGTCTGCTGCGGGACAGGCGCCCAGGAGGTAGTGCTGTCTGCTGGCCCAGCGCCTGGGCCTCCTCTCTGCAGTgttgccccaccccccaccccctccaccccaccccacccccgtccTCCTTGTGAGGGAACCTGGGTCtcaggggactctccaggccccctcctcctcccatccttgtgccctccccctcccttccttggACTATATCATTCATTGCTCCCTCTTGGCTGAGATTCCCTCTAGGGTCTGGAATTTTAAAAGGGGCAGTCCCTCTTCTGGACTCAAAAGGTAACCAGCAGGAGGGCTGGGGGCCCTCTGGCTATGCCCCCAGAACCAGGCTGGGGGTACCTGTTTGCAAAGGTTCTGCTGAGAAAGAGAACACTGCCCACGTGCTTACAGCCCAGTCTTGTCTCCTCTGATCCTCAAGACCACCTCCAGAACAACCTATGTGCATTCACTCAGCAGATATTACTCACTGGCCAAGCATGCGCCAAGAGCTCTGGGGATGCAGATTCTGAAAAGGTAGACGCAGCTCCTACGCTTGCCTAGCAGTCAGGGAGTTATGCCGTGACTCGGACATAAAAGGTGCTGCAGAAACCCTGGCAGGGGTGGAGACGCTTGCCTAGCAGTCAGGGAGTTATGCCGTGACTCGGACATAAAAGGTGCTGCAGAAACCCTGGCAGGGGTGGAGACGGGGAGAGAGAAGACCCGGGAGGGAGGGTTCTAAGCCTGCGTTCCAGAGGAAGTACTAGATGGAGTAAGGAAGGAGTGAGGAGAGAACGTTCTAGGCAGAAGAAAAAACACGCATTTCTTCATGGCTGGGCCAGAGCAGGCTGTGCCCGTGAGGCTGCCCAAGTTAAGTGATCCCGGACTGTTTCCTGAGGGCTGTGGAGATGCCCAGAGAGGCTTTAAGCCAGGACAGGCCCCGAGCAGATCTGTTCTGTAGGAAGATCATGCTGGCTGCAAGGTAGAGAGTAGATTGATCGGAGTGGGAAGGTCAAGAACGTGAACCCAGATGTCTACAGCAGAAGGACATGGGAGCTCAGAGAATTTAAGTAGACTTTCCACGGGCCACCCAGCCTTTAAATGACAGAGCCCGATCGGAGTCCAGATCTCTGACACCAAAACCATGTGGCGGGAGATACAACGCGTATAAGATTTCGGCCCCTGCCTTCTGGGAAAGTGGAGTCTAAGCTAGAGAGACTGTACTGTCCCCATGGGCAGGTGCCTAGCAGCCCAGGGCAGGCAAGGGTCTTGAAGGAAAGCATAGGCAGGAGGAAGCCAGGAAGAGGTCTGGGTGCTGGGGGGTACCAGGAGAGTCTTCAGCCCTGGAGAGGCTGGCTTTGACCTTAAAGAATGAGTGGAATGTCCCAAGAAGGAGGGCATTTCTGGTTCAGAAAATGATCAAGGGTGCTGAACCCTGGTGTGAGAAGCAGGGAGATGAGGGTGGCCACTCAGGGTGATCGTGGCACGGAGATGGGGTTCGAGGGCCTGGGGAGCCCAGCATGCCAAGCTGAGGGTGGGCAGTGGGGTGCCGAGGAGGCTCCATGGGTAGGAGGTGTCACAAAATGATAGTCTCAGAAAGAGTAAGCAGCCCCAAAGACCTCGGGCCATAAGTGCTGCTCAGCAAGGTAGACTCCCAGCTCACAGACGGGGAGGCTGAGTGAGGCTCTGAGACCTCAAGTCACTCGCCCAGGGTCACCTCCACCACTGAGTGCTGTAGCCACACTCAACCTGCAGAACCCATTTCACACGTTGCTTTTGAGGGGGCCCCAGGCCAGCCCAGTCATCCAGTTACAGGGCTGTTCACGGCACCCTGTCCTGTTTTATGGACCTCAGTACAATTGCAATTGAAGAagtaattgggaaaggagtcatTTTAATGGCTCTCTCCTCTGCCGGAATGCGAGCCCCATGAGGAAGGGTTCCTATCCTGGACTGACTCCCCCAGCCCTTGTGCGGTACTTTGCACATAGTGGAGACTTTGCACACCTTTCTTGCAGGAAGGGCGGGGGGATGGAATGGTGAGATCAGCATGACACAGTCTGTGAACTTGGGTGGcaaacttctctgtccttcctcctccccatgcTCATTCCCCTCTCCCCGCTACAGGTGGCTTCTGGCTCGGAGTGGACCAGGAAGGCGCGGAGGGCACCCTGTCTTGGACGGGGACCCTCTTCGGTGTGCTCGCCAGCCTCTGCGTCTCGCTCAACGCCATCTACACCAAGAAGGTGCTCCCGGCGGTGGACGGCAGCATCTGGCGTCTGACCTTCTACAACAACGTCAACGCCTGCGTCCTCTTCCTGCCCCTGCTCCTGGTGCTGGGGGAGCTCCGGGCCCTCTTCACCTTCCCCCAGCTGGGCAGCGCCCACTTCTGGGGTATGATGACACTGGGCGGCCTGTTTGGCTTCGCCATCGGCTACGTGACAGGACTGCAGATCAAGTTCACCAGTCCCCTGACCCACAACGTGTCCGGTACAGCCAAAGCCTGTGCCCAGACGGTGCTGGCCGTCCTCTACTACGAGGAGGCCAAGAGCTTTCTCTGGTGGACGAGCAACATGATGGTGCTGGGGGGCTCTTCTGCTTATACCTGGGTCAGGGGCCAGGAGATGAAGAAGACACAGGAGGAGCCCCACCCCAGGGAGAACGAGAAGAGCAACATGGAGGTGTGAGCTTCTCCAGAGACCCAGGCACGGCCCAGCCCCCGGGGAGCATGCCCCTGAATGCAATGAAGGTGTCTCTCTGGACCCGGAGACTGTGGCCTTACAGACGTGACGGGAATCTGGTGGTTGAAATGAAACCGCCAGTGTTTCCCAGTGTCGTCAGAAAGTTGCCAAACCCGTCTCAACCCCCTTTCCTAGTTCCAGGGTTTTGTCCTCCCATAGGGAGGAGGGACGCCCCCGTGAGAAGAGCCAGTTAGGTTCTCTGGAGGAGCACCAGCTTGCAGGGAGCAGGACAAGGGCACGTGCCAGAGACTGTGCCCCCTTCCAGGGCCTTCTACCTCCACACGACCTTTGATGTTGCGAACAGGCCACAACCTTGAAGGGACAGCGTTGGCAAAGCCAGCCAGTCTTCACTTACACTCAGGGGAGATGGGGCTGTGACCACCCCACCAGACGCTTAGGGTTTGAGAAACCTCACCTCTTTGTGTCCCGGGCAGGTAGCATAGCTTtgacccacacccccaccccaaaccaaCCTTCTTTTGGAAGAGAGCATGGGCTGGGCTGAGGGAGTAAATGGGCAAATGTTCCTTCTTCTCTGTGGTGAGACCAGCAGGTCCCATGAAAGGGGATGAAAGGTAGGCAGTACCCAAGCCTGGTCCTGGCACCTGCAAGGGCTGCTGGAAAATGGCCTGGGAATGGGCTGCATCATGGGAGAGCTCCCTGTCCCCCCGTCTGCACcccatgtttccactgtttgaaCATGGTACGTCCTTCACAGGCTCAGCAGGCTCAGTGACGCTCTCCCCCAGTCCCCAACACCAGTTTTCCCCACCTCGTTCCCCTGCCCCTAAGGGGCAGCTGCCACCTGGCACAGCTACCTGGCTCAGGGAACAGCCTCCCAGAAGTGGAGCCAGGGAGCCACTTTGGCTTCTGGGAACTGTGCCTCCCCAGGAGGTGCTGAGGGAGCAAGGGCCAGCTCAGAGCTTTCTACCTCAGCTGTGCCAGGCCCCCTCAAGATACAGTTCCTGTGGGGCTGGGGTGGTAACCTGATCTAGATGAAAGCATTCAGCTAACAATTGCAAACATCCCTGAGTTTAAGGCTGAAAGAATCTTCTCTTCCATTCATCCCCACCTTCCAGGCCTCAGGTGGCTTTCGTGACTCCTGTCCCTTCTTTTGGGTGTTTCATTCCACCCAGCTTTTGGGGGGTAACTCCTGATGTTTTCTGTCCCTGTAGCAAATGGCTGGGGAGAGTGGGTCTTCTcacctcccctctcttcctgtccCTCCACCCTCCCAGGTGGTTTCTAATGAAGTTGGTGGGACTTTGATGCCCTGAATTGTGTgcgatttaattaaaaatttaactaaaacatcttgtgtgtgtgcagtgaGAAGGGACAGGCAGGGTCTGGATGGGACCTGTGAACTAAGGCCCAACCCTGCCATCTGCAAGCCTGGGTTCTAGCACAACAGTCTTTCTCAGAACCTGTTCTCCCTCCAGGCCAGGGGTTGATCCAAAGACCAAAGCTGCTTCCAGACCTCAAGTTTCCTATTTGGTAATTGTTGCCACTTTCTGGGTACTTGCCGGAGGCAAGACACTGCTGAGTGCTCTGTTCCATCGTTCATTTCCACAGCCCTCCCCAACACGCCTTGAGGTGGGCGCCATCAGTCattcacccattttacagatgaggacactgaagctCAGGAAGGAGCATAGGAAGAAAGAGGCAGCAGTAGGAATCAGACAGAGTCTCTGCCTTCCGAGCACAGCTACTTAACCACAGTGCCCTTAAGTATACCCAGcattttttgagcacctactgcatgccaggcactggtGGTAGGACATACTGGTATGAGGACCCCAATCTGCTTCAAGGGACAAGACTATAAACACACGTTAAGGCTCCCGTAACAAATGCAGTATTGCTCTGAGATCTCAGAAGATAGAGAGACCACGTCTTCACAAGGGCCAGGGTTTTTGAATATTCCTGGGCAAGCAGGGGCTCCAGGAGCAGGGGTAGACTGACCAGGAAACAAGATTAAGCTGAGGAAAGAGTACATGGGGAGTGGTAAGAGGTTTTGTTTGGCGAGAGGGGTGTATAGAAAAGGAGAGTGGGTCATGGTGTGAACAGCCTTGAATGCAGTGGTCTGTCTGGTCTTGATTCTAATCAATTTTAAAGCCATCACCAGGTCCCTTAAACAGAGAAGGGACATAATCGTTTCTGCACCCTCTGTATAGTCAGAAGATTGAGACAACATTCTTCATGTTATGAGCCCTTTCTTGAACAAGATTCAAGAAAAATCTAAATAGTTTGAAAAAAATTCAGGCAGCCTCAATTCACAGGACACAACCCAACAGCCTACTGTCCAAGACCTCCacacagaaaagcacaaagaTGTACGGTGTCTGAGGATGGATTCGCGCCCACATGCAGCAGAACACCCCAGTTCTGATGCACATGAAGCCCAGGGAACAACCAGAGCCAGCCTTCCAGCATCCCAGATTCCCACAGTCAGCACCACCGCGCCCCCAGCTCGTCTCTATGGTATTTAAAGGAGCCAGGGCCATCCCCAGGAATGTTTCCCCTGCAAGAAGCAAAGGAAGTGTGCCTTCCCTGGCAAGTTCACAGTTCCCCTTCTCTTTGGTTCCCCTCCATACCTTTCTTTTAAACAAAGTATCTTgtttataacataaaaataagatCACTTTTCCCTTTGATTCCAGTGGTAACAGGTTGCTAAGGGGATAATGTACATATCAAGGAGTTTATCTCCAAAATTTCCTCCAAGAAAAGGCCAGGAAGGCTTAAAGAGAACCATATACATGTCATATATACACATCTGACATCAACAAAGATACCCTGAAATAGTGGGAATACAacttggaaaaaaacaacaaaaaaaaatttttaatatgcctCCAAAAAACAAGCATAAAATAGTTTGGTACAAAAAGGCAGAGATGTGGAAGTCAAGCTGcccaggaaaaaaacagaaagaagaatggtggatgaaatggaaaatttagGAACAGGAAGCTGATTCAACACTGACACACACTTTTCCAGACTGTATCACTCTTTACTTCTGTTTTTGCAGGGCACTTACTTGATCGGAagtctggagacctgggttccacttCTTAGAAGTTAGGGGGCCTCAGACAAGTCTCCTAACCTTTTCCAGGCCTCACTTTTCTTGAGATATGGGGATAATCCTTGTCCATCCTGCCACACGAAATGGTTGTGAATCGATGCTCAGCATTGTTCTGAAAATACAGTGAGTTATTGTTcttatccggagaaggcaatggcaatcccctccagtactcataacctggaaaatcccatggacagaggagcctggtaggctgcagtccatggggttgctaggagtcgggcactgagcgacttccctttcacttttcactttcatgcactggagaaggaaatggcagcccactccagtgttcttgcctggagaatcccagggatggggaaacctggtgggctgtcatctgtggggtcgcacagagtcggacacaactgaagcgacttagcagcagcagcagggcagcttggggtgctgcagtccatggggtcgcaaagagtcggatacgactgagtgactgaaaggaGATAACATGATGATTTAAGGAGTTGACATACATGAAATTTGGTTactagatgagaaaactgaggtctccATAGGGTCACATGATAAGCCTGAGACACTAAGGACAAACTAAAGTGTGGTACTCAGTCCT from Budorcas taxicolor isolate Tak-1 chromosome 15, Takin1.1, whole genome shotgun sequence includes the following:
- the SLC35C1 gene encoding GDP-fucose transporter 1, with the translated sequence MRRGHGSLDPGELGVAPGLRGRGPARMRDNMALASLKRSKILHMALMGTSDPPGEAEASQEKPFVLRALQIALVVSLYWVTSISMVFLNKYLLDSPSLRLDTPIFVTFYQCLVTVLLCRGLSSLATCCPGTVDFPTLHLDLKVARSVLPLSVVFIGMITFNNLCLKYVGVAFYNVGRSLTTVFNVLLSYLLLKQTTSFYALLTCSVIIGGFWLGVDQEGAEGTLSWTGTLFGVLASLCVSLNAIYTKKVLPAVDGSIWRLTFYNNVNACVLFLPLLLVLGELRALFTFPQLGSAHFWGMMTLGGLFGFAIGYVTGLQIKFTSPLTHNVSGTAKACAQTVLAVLYYEEAKSFLWWTSNMMVLGGSSAYTWVRGQEMKKTQEEPHPRENEKSNMEV